One genomic region from Bufo bufo chromosome 3, aBufBuf1.1, whole genome shotgun sequence encodes:
- the POLD3 gene encoding DNA polymerase delta subunit 3, with protein sequence MDELYLENIDELVTDHNKIVTYKWLSLTLGVHINQAKQMLYDYVTRKRKENLSAQVHVTYLVTGKCLQDGYPYHKVAVVREEKLEAAKSKLALVASIHVYSIQKAVLKDSSPLFSTDYDIIKNNLQNCNKFSAIQCPAAVPRSPEEIAQFQRSQQSEAPTSPAINGLASPPAAKPAPQPKGIMGMFSRAATKSQESQKDTKTEAKEPAVPETSSKQSAKSSAMNNFFGKASMNKVKEPPTTSEPLKEEKAAAPQMEVSPPETKEDIEPPKAAAKNKKSKSKRVEMSDSDEEQDKLVKKKKRRRIKKPQPDSSDEEDAGPLPPEVKTPSPPPPEPIVKMETEPESQTQPGEKRRKRKRVLKSKTFIDAEGSMVTEKVYASESCTDSDDFAASKPSAKPPAASKPETKAEPKTTKKAAAAKGTKQASIMGFFQKK encoded by the exons ATGGACGAGCTGTACCTGGAGAACATCGACGAGCTGGTGACCGACCACAACAAGATC GTGACGTACAAATGGCTGAGCCTCACTCTGGGCGTTCACATCAATCAAGCCAAGCA GATGCTCTATGATTATGTCACTCGGAAGAGAAAGGAGAACCTGAGCGCGCAGGTGCACGTGACCTACCTGGTGACCGGCAAATGTCTACAGGATGGCTACCCC TACCACAAGGTGGCGGTAGTGAGAGAAGAGAAGCTGGAAG CTGCAAAATCCAAGCTTGCCCTGGTGGCCAGCATCCACGTGTACAGCATCCAAAAAGCGGTGTTAAAAGACAGCTCCCCCCTCTTCAGTACAGACTACGACATCATCAAGAACAACCTCCAGAACTGCAACAA GTtcagtgccatccagtgcccggcCGCGGTGCCCAGGTCCCCGGAGGAGATCGCACAGTTCCAGAGGTCCCAACAGAGCGAGGCTCCAACCTCACCAGCCATAAATGGCCTCGCATCTCCACCTGCTGCCAAACCTGCACCCCAGCCAAAGGGCATCATGGGAATGTTCTCACGTGCGGCCACCAAGTCTCAAGAATCACAGAAAGACACAAAGACAGAGGCCAAGGAACCTGCT GTGCCGGAAACCAGCAGCAAACAATCGGCTAAATCCAGCGCCATGAACAACTTCTTCGGAAAAGCTTCTATGA ATAAAGTAAAGGAGCCTCCTACCACGAGTGAGCCGCTCAaggaggagaaggcagcagctccgCAGATGGAGGTCTCCCCGCCGGAGACCAAGGAGGACATTGAACCCCCTAAAGCGGCCGCTAAAAACAAGAAAAG CAAGTCGAAGAGGGTTGAGATGTCGGACAGCGACGAGGAGCAGGACAAGCtggtgaagaagaagaagaggaggaggatcaaGAAGCCGCAGCCTGACAGCAGTGACGAGGAGGATG CCGGCCCCTTGCCCCCAGAAGTGAAGACTCcatcccctcctcctccagaGCCCATTGTGAAGATGGAGACAGAACCAGAGTCACAG ACGCAGCCCGGAGAAAAGCGGCGCAAACGGAAGCGAGTCCTGAAATCCAAGACCTTCATCGATGCTGAAGGCTCCATGG TGACGGAGAAAGTGTACGCGAGCGAGTCCTGCACAGACAGCGACGACTTCGCCGCCTCCAAGCCATCCGCAAAACCGCCTGCAGCCAGCAAACCGGAGACTAAGGCGGAGCCTAAAACCACGAAGAAGGCAGCCGCAGCCAAGGGGACCAAGCAGGCGTCCATCATGGGCTTCTTCCAGAAGAAGTGA